A stretch of DNA from Penaeus monodon isolate SGIC_2016 chromosome 20, NSTDA_Pmon_1, whole genome shotgun sequence:
CTTGCATGATTTATTCTGCTGGAAAGAAATGAAGTTTTCACagatttttgtatgttgtgtttatttataaacGTAGCGCACACGTGTGTGCANNNNNNNNNNNNNNNNNNNNNNNNNNNNNNNNNNNNNNNNNNNNNNNNNNNNNNNNNNNNNNNNNNNNNNNNNNNNNNNNNNNNNNNNNNNNNNNNNNNNNCATATAGTGTACAGTTGTATGTTCATATTTTGTAGACGGTCCATTCAATATATGACCTTCAACTAATTAGGACATTGAAATTGCTGTATCATTACTTGTTGAGATAAGCAATGTTATCAATGTTTCTGATACATAGTTATCAGGTCAAGCTCCATATTCTTTTACATCTTGGGACGGCAGCTACGCAGTTAGGTTGGATATTGATAGCGTGCCACTGGCCTTTGCAATATTCTTCCTGAAGTCTTTTACAgagttatcgttatcataactGTAAACGCAAAAAAGGCCGGGTAATATTGCTAAGGTTTAGCTAAGGTGATTCAGCATTGTTCCTGATGTGGGGGAAGGCAGCGAGGCGGGGTGATGTgttgccaaagggggggggggcgaggtcgtATCACGTGAGGACCACGTGAAAGAAGCTACAACGAATGGCCTGCCCTAACGGTAGCATCGCTCAGCTTTAAACTTCCTCTGTGTTNNNNNNNNNNNNNNNNNNNNNNNNNNNNNNNNNNNNNNNNNNNNNNNNNNNNNNNNNNNNNNNNNNNNNNNNNNNNNNNNNNNNNNNNNNNNNNNNNNNNNNNNNNNNNNNNNNNNNNNNNNNNNNNNNNNNNNNNNNNNNNNNNNNNNNNNNNNNNNNNNNNNNNNNNNNNNNNNNNNNNNNNNNNNNNNNNNNNNNNNNNNNNNNNNNNNNNNNNNNNNNNNNNNNNNNNNNNNNNNNNNNNNNNNNNNNNNNNNNNNNNNNNNNNNNNNNNNNNNNNNNNNNNNNNNNNNNNNNNNNNNNNNNNNNNNNNNNNNNNNNNNNNNNNNNNNNNNNNNNNNNNNNNNNNNNNNNNNNNNNNNNNNNNNNNNNNNNNNNNNNNNNNNNNNNNNNNNNNNNNNNNNNNNNNNNNNNNNNNNNNNNNNNNNNNNNNNNNNNNNNNNNNNNNNNNNNNNNNNNNNNNNNNNNNNNNNNNNNNNNNNNNNNNNNNNNNNNNNNNNNNNNNNNNNNNNNNNNNNNNNNNNNNNNNNNNGTTATTGAGGAAAAGAAAGTGACACAATGACCTTGGTCAAGTGGTTCAGAGTTATATTATACAGCTTCTATTTTCACTCAGAATTAGGATAAAAGTGCCATGAAATTGTGGGGATTTTGGTGTAATTGTTAATGTGAAGTTTGCAATTAAATAAGGGTAATCTTCAGTCTTGAAAATATTACAAAGTGGTTTTCAGTTTTTCATGCTGAATAAAGTCAATAAAGGCCTCCTCGTATAGCATTGTATGCAGAAAAGTTGTCagtataactttttttattatttatttttcctttgtgacATCTGATCAGATATTACAGTAAAACCAAGTGATACACTTTCCAtggtcataaaaaaataaacacctttttttttttattatttccaggATTTACAGCATGTACAGCTACCAACCCTATCTGGTTTGTGAAAACACGCTTACAGTTGGATTACGCTCGTTTAGGTCACAAAGTGTCTGCCCTTCAGTGTATCCGTCGAACTTACCGGCAACAGGTGAGGATTTATGGTctagtattttgtttatttattcatNNNNNNNNNNNNNNNNNNNNNNNNNNNNNNNNNNNTAAGGTTTAtccgccccctttctctctcttttctttttatttctcttgccAGTTTATTATTTATACCAAACTTCAGTACAAATTGCATGATCTATTTACATTCAAAATATTCCTTTTAGACTAGAAGCAGTTGTAGCACTCAAAGtgtgaaagggaggaaaaagaaaaaaaagaggatgtgcATTTAAGTGTGGATATTTCTCTAGAGATTGTCTTGTATTTCTTACAcaatttttctttgttcttgtttcttttttctcccccccccccctctgcaacTCTTGTGTAGAAGTTGAACATGTTAATAAggaagaaaccagaaaaaaactaaggatctttttttttttttcttttaattagtttATGTATCATTTTAGTACATAACCCTAGGTCAAGCctgtggaaaataaagaaataatgtgtCAGAATTAGCTTTTGGGTGCCAGCCAGTCTGCACACCCTGCACTGAACTTGCTGGCAAAAAGTGCCAACCAGATTGTATATCTTGGCCTAAAAGGTGAAGGAAATTCTCATNNNNNNNNNNNNNNNNNNNNNNNNNNNNNNNNNNNNNNNNNNNNNNNNNNNNNNNNNNNNNNNNNNNNNNNNNNNNNNNNNNNNNNNNNNNNNNNNNNNNNNNNNNNNAGTACATATACACCNNNNNNNNNNNNNNNNNNNNGTACAATCAAAATACCTATAATTATTTTCTAATGCCATTTTATTCATCTCTTCAGGGAATTCCTGGATTCTACCGTGGAATTACAGCATCTTACTATGGTATCTCCGAAACCgttattcattttgttatttatgaagCAATCAAGGCAAATCTTGCAGCATATCGGTAagtctttattatttcttattttgtgtaCCGTTATACATATAGGATTGGCAAGTGGCATTGGCTTGTTTCTCTTAAGGATTTCTTCTAGtaatgaaatcatttttttttaaataggtaaattgataaaataatgataattctctctctctcttgcctgcaGGCAAGGAAACCCAAATCATCGGTCTGCACGTGATTTTCTGGAATTCATGCTTGCTGGGGCGACTTCCAAAACCATTGCCTCTTCAATCTGCTATCCACATGGTAAATACAGAGATTGTTAAATTATTTTGATCAAGGATTCACAGAACCATTTATATTCATTGGATAGTAGATTTCTCTATAAATTGTATTTNNNNNNNNNNNNNNNNNNNNNNNNNNNNNNNNNNNNNNNNNNNNNNNNNNNNNNNNNNNNNNNNNNNNNNNNNNNNNNNNNNNNNNNNNNNNNNNNNNNNNNNNNNNNNNNNNNNNNNNNNNNNNNNNNNNNNNNNNNNNNNNNNNNNNNNNNNNNNNNNNNNNNNNNNNNNNNNNNNNTACTCTTATGAGGCATTGTGTATGTTAGTGACAAGCCTCCACTTTAGTGACAGCAATTTAACAAGCAGTCAAAGTTACAGGGTTACAGGAGCAGAGTTTGTATGCCTTGGGAAACATTGGGATGCAGGATACCATAGACTAGCAGGCTATTACTGGAAATGAGAGATGCTATACActgatattaaaacatacatatgatCCTTGAACCAGCAACTTGTCATACTTACCTTTGTTAATCCAATGCCACTNNNNNNNNNNNNNNNNNNNNNNNNNNNNNNNNNNNNNNNNNNNNNNNNNNNNNNNNNNNNNNNNNNNNNNNNNNNNNNNNNNNNNNNNNNNNNNNNNNNNNNNNNNNNNNNNNNNNNNNNNNNNNNNNNNNNNNNNNNNNNNNNNNNNNNNNNNNNNNNNNNNNNNNNNNNNNNNNNNNNNNNNNNNNNNNNNNNNNNNNNNNNNNNNNNNNNNNNNNNNNNNNNNNNNNNNNNNNNNNNNNNNNNNNNNNNNNNNNNNNNNNNNNNNNNNNNNNNNNNNNNNNNNNNNNNNNNNNNNNNNNNNNNNNNNNNNNNNNNNNNNNNNNNNGTTAGGTTAACCGTGACACATCACATCTTTCAGAATTGTTTTGTCTTATGCCATTCAACAGTGTTCTCTTCATTGCAGAAGTGGCAAGAACAAGGTTGCGAGAGGAAGGATCTAAATACCATGGCTTCTGGCAGACTCTTGGGCTGGTGCTGCGTGAGGAAGGCTGGGCTGGCCTGTACAGAGGCTTAGCAACGCAGCTCATCAGACAGATCCCTAATACAGCTATCATGATGGCAACCTATGAGGGAGTTGTATATGTGCTTACGAGGTAAGGTTAAAGCTGCAAGCACTTATTTCTGGGTTATTGCCtccaattttcttttataatgaaGTCAATTTTTTCTGTTGAAGTACTATTATTAATTGGACAAATTTTTTGGCAGTGATGTTAATCTCAAAAATCCATATTACTTTGATTAGAGTACTCTTCCTTAGGACACTCTCCTGGAGACTGCCAAATTATGCATAGAAGTTTTACATTAACACCAATAGGAAGATAATAGCTGAAGCAGGGCATCTAAAGCAAGCAGAGTTATAGAGTAATGAAATTCACTTCTGTtgatacatatgtttgtgtagttTATCCCATTATGGGGTGTACAAGTTCAGCCTCTCATCGAGTCAAATGCGATggaaaataatagcaaaacagCATTGAGGGAGATTCCATTCCAAAAAGAATTGTTTCAGAAGTTGGAGGCTGNNNNNNNNNNNNNNNNNNNNNNNNNNNNNNNNNNNNNNNNNNNNNNNNNNNNNNNNNNNNNNNNNNNNNNNNNNNNNNNNNNNNNNNNNNNNNNNNNNNNNNNNNNNNNNNNNNNNNNNNNNNNNNNNNNNNNNNNNNNNNNNNNNNNNNNNNNNNNNNNNNNNNNNNNNNNNNNNNNNNNNNNNNNNNNNNNNNNNNNNNNNNNNNNNNNNNNNNNNNNNNNNNNNNNNNNNNNNNNNNNNNNNNNNNNNNNNNNNNNNNNNNNNNNNNNNNNNNNNNNNNNNNNNNNNNNNNNNNNNNNNNNNNNNNNNNNNNNNNNNNNNNNNNNNNNNNNNNNNNNNNNNNNNNNNNNNNNNNNNNNNNNNNNNNNNNNNNNNNNNNNNNNNNNNNNNNNNNNNNNNNNNNNNNNNNNNNNNNNNNNNNNNNNNNNNNNNNNNNNNNNNNNNNNNNNNNNNNNNNNNNNNNNNNNNNNNNNNNNNNNNNNNNNNNNNNNNNNNNNNNNNNNNNNNNNNNNNNNNNNNNNNNNNNNNNNNNNNNNNNNNNNNNNNNNNNNNNNNNNNNNNNNNNNNNNNNNNNNNNNNNNNNNNNNNNNNNNNNNNNNNNNNNNNNNNNNNNNNNNNNNNNNNNNNNNNNNNNNNNNNNNNNNNNNNNNNNNNNNNNNNNNNNNNNNNNNNNNNNNNNNNNNNNNNNNNNNNNNNNNNNNNNNNNNNNNNNNNNNNNNNNNNNNNNNNNNNNNNNNNNNNNNNNNNNNNNNNNNNNNNNNNNNNNNNNNNNNNNNNNNNNNNNNNNNNNNNNNNNNNNNNNNNNNNNNNNNNNNNNNNNNNNNNNNNNNNNNNNNNNNNNNNNNNNNNNNNNNNNNNNNNNNNNNNNNNNNNNNNNNNNNNNNNNNNNNNNNNNNNNNNNNNNNNNNNNNNNNNNNNNNNNNNNNNNNNNNNNNNNNNNNNNNNNNNNNNNNNNNNNNNNNNNNNNNNNNNNNNNNNNNNNNNNNNNNNNNNNNNNNNNNNNNNNNNNNNNNNNNNNNNNNNNNNNNNNNNNNNNNNNNNNNNNNNNNNNNNNNNNNNNNNNNNNNNNNNNNNNNNNNNNNNNNNNNNNNNNNNNNNNNNNNNNNNNNNNNNNNNNNNNNNNNNNNNNNNNNNNNNNNNNNNNNNNNNNNNNNNNNNNNNNNNNNNNNNNNNNNNNNNNNNNNNNNNNNNNNNNNNNNNNNNNNNNNNNNNNNNNNNNNNNNNNNNNNNNNNNNNNNNNNNNNNNNNNNNNNNNNNNNNNNNNNNNNNNNNNNNNNNNNNNNNNNNNNNNNNNNNNNNNNNNNNNNNNNNNNNNNNNNNNNNNNNNNNNNNNNNNNNNNNNNNNNNNNNNNNNNNNNNNNNNNNNNNNNNNNNNNNNNNNNNNNNNNNNNNNNNNNNNNNNNNNNNNNNNNNNNNNNNNNNNNNNNNNNNNNNNNNNNNNNNNNNNNNNNNNNNNNNNNNNNNNNNNNNNNNNNNNNNNNNNNNNNNNNNNNNNNNNNNNNNNNNNNNNNNNNNNNNNNNNNNNNNNNNNNNNNNNNNNNNNNNNNNNNNNNNNNNNNNNNNNNNNNNNNNNNNNNNNNNNNNNNNNNNNNNNNNNNNNNNNNNNNNNNNNNNNNNNNNNNNNNNNNNNNNNNNNNNNNNNACCACCTAAGTAGGTTGTCGAGCAGTAAATTGTGTGCAGTTTGCTTAAATACCAAAGGGACAAAGGTAACAGGTTAAACCTTTCTTAAATACCCTCTTACCCTTTCTTggatcattcttcttttcttctcctttttatatttccTGAATACATTGTTTTCTCCTTCACATTTTCTACCATTTTCCTCTCGCGTCTacgtctttttcttcttgattcccttttctccttctcttctactttcCCATATTATCCTAGTAATACATTCATAGAATTATGTTCTTTGAAGATGTATTATTGCTTTACAAAATTTTGTTCCTCTCTTTCAGGCATTTTGGCGAGACCAACGAATTTTACGAAGATGATGACGAAGACTACACTTATGAAGAGGATGATTAGTCCTTGCTGCTGTTCTAATACAGATTTTCTTGCTATTTGTGTGCTCATATATCNNNNNNNNNNNNNNNNNNNNNNNNNNNNNNNNNNNNNNNNNATAAGTTGTGATCCTCACAATTAATGCTGTTGTTATCACAATCTTTGTAACTACATTATTGTTGTTGNNNNNNNNNNNNNNNNNNNNNNNNNNNNNNNNNNNNNNNNNNNNNNNNNNNNNNNNNNNNNNNNNNNNNNNNNNNNNNNNNNNNNNNNNNNNNNNNNNNNNNNNNNNNNNNNNNNNNNNCCANNNNNNNNNNNNNNNNNNNNNNNNNNNNNNNNNNNNNNNNNNNGGGAAAGTACTTGAACTGCAATAGATTTACAATGATGCAGATAGATTTAGGGGTCTAACATAGtgctatattgttttttgttggttttgattAAAAGCCTGCATCATGTTGCAGCTCTTGGTTTTGTTCAAGGGAAAGAGATTGAATTACCAAGTATTTGTTTGTGNNNNNNNNNNNNNNNNNNNNNNNNNNNNNNNNNNNNNNNNNNNNNNNNNNNNNNNNNNNNNNNNNNNNNNNNNNNNNNNNNNNNNNNNNNNNNNNNNNNNNNNNNNNGTATTGAGATTTTGGAATTATAGATGTATTTTTCTGGCTAATAAAGATATTTCAATTTCCATTTTGgtccataattattttttttaatggtattagAGGATCAACAAGTTTGTACTTGTGTTATTGAATTGGTAGTACAGgccctatctttttttctgtgtagtTGTAATGTAGTCTCTTTTTGAGGTGCTTTACCAGTTGTtcctaatgataatggcaacattGCATAGTGAGNNNNNNNNNNNNNNNNNNNNNNNNNNNNNNNNNNNNNNNNAACACAGAACCTCTTGTGATGATTTCTcagtgtaatatttatttttacattgagTAATTCCCTGTTAACATGGTGAAGATTATTGTTAAGAATGGTTTGCATATCATACGATATACACTAATCTTTGCTGTAGGGAAGTAGTAATGTGAAGGTTTTCAAGTAGATGAGAggttttatcttaaaattttcttCCCTAGAATGTCTATTCTTGTTTGTGAACATGGTAGATTTTATGCAATAATCTTGAAGTGCCatgtttgtcttctttcttcttattcatcttttattttagaCAGATGTTATCGAAGAGACAACTCAAAATTTTGTATATCAAAGCTGAACTTCAATTTAAATGAAGTGCTTATGCAAGTGTGNNNNNNNNNNNNNNNNNNNNNNNNNNNNNNNNNNNNNNNNNNNNNNNNNNNNNNNNNNNNNNNNNNNNNGCACTGCTATTTATCCAATAGCTTGAGATTATGTGATGATATATGAGaaaacttttctattttttttctttttatgatcccttttaaaaagaaactgCCAGTTTCTGAGTAAGACTATAAGAATATATGCTCGAACACATGTGAATAtatctcctatctcccttcctcccctctttcctcactgTCTTCCTTTCAAGATATTAGTCCTCAGAAGGCTTCATAGTCATTGAAAAACCATGAAAAGTTGTTCTGTCTTGATGCATGGAAAATGCTCGCCTATCATGGTGATGAATTTAAGACCAGATGTGCATTGTTGAAAAGGAAATGTAAAGaatcccctcaccttctcccactTCCTGAGAGGGAAATAGATTATGCATTAGCACTTGCTGAAAGAGCAGGTGTGTTTTCCTTGTATCCTCATGTTTCTCAAAATCAAATGCTACTATAGAGGCGTGCCTTTTTTATTGGTATTCAAATCGTAGGATTTTGTACTAAAGACCAAATGTTTACAGCCATAgttaaaagaattttttgaagagagagagcaaaaagagattGTGATTTGCCAATTGCTAAATATATTCTTTCAGatctattattttgattatcattataaacttTTTAATTGCTTGTTCTCGCTTAAACATTGGTCTAGTAAGTACTCCATTTTAGTACATTGGTACTGTGAAATCATATTTGCGATATATAATATCTGTTATGAGAAATAAATATAACCAGGTTCAATACCGTATGGTGAACAATGTTAGTGATAAAAAAAGTTACTAAAACTTAATCCNNNNNNNNNNNNNNNNNNNNNNNNNNNNNNNNNNNNNNNNNNNNNNNNNNNNNNNNNNNNNNNNAGTTCTAGTCGCACAGAGATGTGGCTGTGAATGTGacataggataataataatttaagtgaTAAAGTGTTGAAAATGTTCTGAAATGTCAATATTTTTCATAGATGAGTGTCTTTGTATAAGATATAAATG
This window harbors:
- the LOC119585811 gene encoding solute carrier family 25 member 36-like; amino-acid sequence: MSLNRDTLIHLFAGGCGGTMGAVVTCPLEVVKTRLQSSTFGIMSNLPPPAAQQRGSTTCTTLPPIHSRGGNTRRLCTSAIKTGTQVVHLSQQLPNPRPHTLSLFHCLKYIVEVEGPRALFRGLGPNLVGVAPSRAIYFCSYSQMKKFLNNRFSSSDTPIVHILSASWAGFTACTATNPIWFVKTRLQLDYARLGHKVSALQCIRRTYRQQGIPGFYRGITASYYGISETVIHFVIYEAIKANLAAYRQGNPNHRSARDFLEFMLAGATSKTIASSICYPHEVARTRLREEGSKYHGFWQTLGLVLREEGWAGLYRGLATQLIRQIPNTAIMMATYEGVVYVLTRHFGETNEFYEDDDEDYTYEEDD